A stretch of Mya arenaria isolate MELC-2E11 chromosome 14, ASM2691426v1 DNA encodes these proteins:
- the LOC128215893 gene encoding dentin sialophosphoprotein-like, translating into MDADGQTTGSMKTDEEKSLQTGANNVGEPESTEIKTDDEKLGADETGDTIQPTTDSENNVCETDDNKIAASSEPTSDSKTEDTSNMDNTQESVRNEPDGCDDKQDENDMLDQRGLTGENANTDEAQKQGDNNVADGASLGPEEEEEPVYTPPQSSSSTRSSRGRQSRADDDMDTGEELKITVVFVSILKPVLLGVDRVTFISALNELSSLNQTENTRFIL; encoded by the coding sequence atggaTGCGGATGGCCAGACGACTGGATCGATGAAAACAGACGAAGAAAAATCTCTTCAGACCGGAGCAAATAACGTGGGTGAACCAGAGAGCACAGAGATTAAAACAGATGACGAAAAACTTGGCGCTGATGAGACAGGCGATACAATACAACCAACCACAGATTCTGAAAACAATGTGTGTGAAACAGATGATAACAAGATAGCTGCTTCTTCTGAACCCACATCTGACTCGAAGACAGAGGATACGTCTAACATGGATAACACTCAAGAATCGGTAAGAAATGAACCTGATGGTTGTGACGATAAACAAGACGAGAATGATATGTTAGACCAAAGAGGGCTTACTGGTGAAAACGCGAATACAGATGAAGCACAGAAACAAGGAGATAACAACGTTGCGGACGGGGCCTCATTGGGACCGGAAGAGGAGGAGGAACCAGTGTACACACCTCCCCAGTCCTCGTCTTCCACCCGGAGCTCCAGGGGTCGCCAGTCCAGGGCAGATGATGACATGGACACAGGTGAGGAGCTTAAGattactgttgtttttgtttctattcTTAAGCCGGTGCTTTTAGGTGTTGACCGTGTAACATTTATCAGTGCTCTCAATGAACTGTCCAGTCTTAATCAAACCGAGAATACAAGGTTCATACTTTGA
- the LOC128218115 gene encoding DNA ligase 1-like isoform X2 — MSEPSERAPEGDPVDVTGGEQQATNKEETTDGEPAQQEVTGADAEQAVESGAEHTQAETTEPESQPENTAETDKPNTEPLVTNDDNIDETKTDDKDADDIGNTKTTMNVQEKSEPTEPGESLDKAEYEKQIRENEELSHKFESALSNQEAERDAYRKLTEENARLQKHHDDMKTRYEEMERGHVAMETELADLRKADAEKRDAIGRLESEVRVLKETQGGDDNMRALQEKLIRLSDDQEKKDRTIHDLQGELDATKKRLKDAEDRAAKNGGTEGAPQSKTCVVM, encoded by the exons ATGTCGGAGCCAAGTGAGCGCGCGCCGGAGGGTGACCCCGTTGACGTCACGGGAGGGGAACAGCAAGCGACTAATAAGGAAGAAACAACCGATGGTGAGCCAGCCCAGCAGGAAGTGACTGGTGCCGACGCAGAGCAGGCGGTAGAATCAGGCGCCGAACATACTCAGGCAGAAACCACGGAACCAGAATCACAACCTGAGAATACTGCAGAAACAGATAAGCCAAATACTGAACCGCTGGTTACAAATGACGACAACATAGATGAGACGAAAACAGACGACAAGGATGCAGACGATATAGGAAACACTAAAACCACAATGAATGTCCAGGAAAAATCAGAACCAACCGAACCAG GGGAGTCACTGGACAAGGCCGAGTATGAGAAGCAGATCCGCGAGAACGAGGAACTCAGCCACAAGTTCGAGTCCGCCCTCAGCAATCAGGAGGCAGAAAGAGATGCATACAGG AAACTGACAGAGGAAAATGCTCGGCTACAGAAGCATCACGACGACATGAAGACCAGGTACGAGGAAATGGAGCGAGGCCATGTCGCCATGGAGACCGAGCTTGCAGACCTCAGGAAGGCGGACGCCGAGAAACGTGACGCCATTGGCCGCCTCGAAAGCGAGGTCCGTGTGCTTAAGGAGACGCAGGGCGGCGACGACAACATGCGGGCGCTACAGGAGAAGCTGATCAGGCTCTCGGACGACCAGGAGAAGAAAGACCGCACTATCCACGATCTGCAGGGGGAGCTAGATGCAACAAAAAAGCGCCTCAAGGACGCGGAGGACAGGGCGGCTAAGAATGGAGGGACAGAAGGCGCTCCGCAGTCAAAAACGTGTGTCGTCATGTAG
- the LOC128218115 gene encoding DNA ligase 1-like isoform X1, whose product MTAIKENVEGTAEPEEKIEEPGNTPAMSEPSERAPEGDPVDVTGGEQQATNKEETTDGEPAQQEVTGADAEQAVESGAEHTQAETTEPESQPENTAETDKPNTEPLVTNDDNIDETKTDDKDADDIGNTKTTMNVQEKSEPTEPGESLDKAEYEKQIRENEELSHKFESALSNQEAERDAYRKLTEENARLQKHHDDMKTRYEEMERGHVAMETELADLRKADAEKRDAIGRLESEVRVLKETQGGDDNMRALQEKLIRLSDDQEKKDRTIHDLQGELDATKKRLKDAEDRAAKNGGTEGAPQSKTCVVM is encoded by the exons ATGACTGCGATAAAAG aaaatgtAGAAGGAACCGCAGAACCAGAAGAAAAGATTGAGGAACCCGGAAATACTCCAGCCATGTCGGAGCCAAGTGAGCGCGCGCCGGAGGGTGACCCCGTTGACGTCACGGGAGGGGAACAGCAAGCGACTAATAAGGAAGAAACAACCGATGGTGAGCCAGCCCAGCAGGAAGTGACTGGTGCCGACGCAGAGCAGGCGGTAGAATCAGGCGCCGAACATACTCAGGCAGAAACCACGGAACCAGAATCACAACCTGAGAATACTGCAGAAACAGATAAGCCAAATACTGAACCGCTGGTTACAAATGACGACAACATAGATGAGACGAAAACAGACGACAAGGATGCAGACGATATAGGAAACACTAAAACCACAATGAATGTCCAGGAAAAATCAGAACCAACCGAACCAG GGGAGTCACTGGACAAGGCCGAGTATGAGAAGCAGATCCGCGAGAACGAGGAACTCAGCCACAAGTTCGAGTCCGCCCTCAGCAATCAGGAGGCAGAAAGAGATGCATACAGG AAACTGACAGAGGAAAATGCTCGGCTACAGAAGCATCACGACGACATGAAGACCAGGTACGAGGAAATGGAGCGAGGCCATGTCGCCATGGAGACCGAGCTTGCAGACCTCAGGAAGGCGGACGCCGAGAAACGTGACGCCATTGGCCGCCTCGAAAGCGAGGTCCGTGTGCTTAAGGAGACGCAGGGCGGCGACGACAACATGCGGGCGCTACAGGAGAAGCTGATCAGGCTCTCGGACGACCAGGAGAAGAAAGACCGCACTATCCACGATCTGCAGGGGGAGCTAGATGCAACAAAAAAGCGCCTCAAGGACGCGGAGGACAGGGCGGCTAAGAATGGAGGGACAGAAGGCGCTCCGCAGTCAAAAACGTGTGTCGTCATGTAG
- the LOC128216846 gene encoding complement receptor type 2-like isoform X3, with product MRCCRLCNDIRGDCMDGSLPVECRSWCVDYLTNKRVESIEERKKVADCPDLGPLEHGNYTYASNYRHGTTVTFTCDEGHRLFGASTSTCGDFKTWSAPLPVCEVTDCPDLGPLKHGNYTYASNYRHGTTITFTCDEGYRPFGANTSTCGDFKTWSAPLPVCEVTDCPDLGPLEHGNYTYASNYRHGTTVTFTCDEGHRLFGANTSTCGDFKTWSAPLPVCEVTDCPDLGPLKHGNYTYASNYRHGTTITFTCDEGYRPFGANTSTCGDFKTWSAPLPVCEVTDCPDLGPLDHGNYTYASNYRHGTTITFTCDEGYRPFGANTSTCGDFKTWSAPLPVCEVTDCPDLGPLEHGNYTYASNYRHGTTITFTCDEGYRPFGANTSTCGDFKTWSAPLPVCEVTDCPDLGPLGHGNYTYASNYRHGTTITFTCDEGHRLFGANTSTCGDFKTWSAPLPLCEEVEVFQTIRWQVATFVLAAFFVLSVPYLPSAQTTD from the exons ATGCGGTGCTGCCGACTGTGTAACGACATCCGGGGGGACTGTATGGATGGTTCGCTTCCAGTGGAATGCAGGTCATGGTGTGTAG ATTATCTGACAAACAAACGCGTGGAATCAAtcgaagaaagaaaaaaag TTGCAGATTGTCCAGACCTCGGCCCGCTTGAACATGGAAACTACACATATGCTTCTAATTATCGTCACGGAACTACCGTTACGTTTACGTGTGATGAGGGTCACCGGCTTTTCGGCGCCAGCACGTCAACATGCGGGGATTTCAAGACATGGTCCGCCCCTTTGCCCGTGTGTGAAG TTACAGATTGCCCAGACCTCGGCCCGCTTAAACATGGAAACTACACATATGCTTCTAATTATCGTCACGGAACCACCATTACGTTTACGTGTGATGAGGGATACCGGCCTTTCGGCGCCAACACGTCAACGTGCGGGGATTTCAAGACATGGTCCGCCCCTTTGCCCGTGTGTGAAG TTACAGATTGTCCAGACCTCGGCCCGCTTGAACATGGAAACTACACATATGCTTCTAATTATCGTCACGGAACTACCGTTACGTTTACGTGTGATGAGGGTCACCGGCTTTTCGGCGCCAACACGTCAACATGCGGGGATTTCAAGACATGGTCCGCCCCTTTGCCCGTGTGTGAAG TTACAGATTGCCCAGACCTCGGCCCGCTTAAACATGGAAACTACACATATGCTTCTAATTATCGTCACGGAACCACCATTACGTTTACGTGTGATGAGGGATACCGGCCTTTCGGCGCCAACACGTCAACGTGCGGGGATTTCAAGACATGGTCCGCCCCTTTGCCCGTGTGTGAAG TTACAGATTGTCCAGACCTCGGCCCGCTTGACCATGGAAACTACACATATGCTTCTAACTATCGTCACGGAACCACCATTACGTTTACGTGTGATGAGGGATACCGGCCTTTCGGCGCCAACACGTCAACATGCGGGGATTTCAAGACATGGTCCGCCCCTTTGCCCGTGTGTGAAG TTACAGATTGTCCAGACCTCGGCCCGCTTGAACATGGAAACTACACATATGCTTCTAATTATCGTCACGGAACCACCATTACGTTTACGTGTGATGAGGGATACCGGCCTTTCGGCGCCAACACGTCAACATGCGGGGATTTCAAGACATGGTCCGCCCCTTTGCCCGTGTGTGAAG TTACAGATTGTCCAGACCTCGGCCCGCTTGGTCATGGAAACTACACATATGCTTCTAATTATCGTCACGGAACCACCATTACGTTTACGTGTGATGAGGGACACCGGCTTTTCGGCGCTAACACGTCAACATGCGGGGATTTCAAGACATGGTCCGCCCCTTTGCCCTTGTGTGAAG AGGTTGAAGTGTTCCAAACCATCAGGTGGCAAGTTGCCACTTTCGTACTGGCAGCTTTCTTCGTTCTCAGTGTACCTTATCTCCCGTCTGCGCAAACGACAGACTAG
- the LOC128215892 gene encoding brain protein I3-like — protein MQTYPPPPPSAYPPPGQNYPPPGQAYNYPQGYGQPQPAYGSHPNSTVIVTQAGVVGIGNCPHCRRGFIRDQYSPIGLVLAICFFPLGIICCVLMAEKRCNSCGVRC, from the exons ATGCAGACttatccaccaccaccaccgtcgGCGTATCCTCCTCCTGGGCAGAATTACCCACCTCCCGGTCAGGCATACAATTATCCCCAAGGTTATGGTCAGCCCCAACCGGCATACGGAAGTCACCCCAACTCAACAGTCATTGTGACGCAGGCTGGTGTCGTCGGGATTGGAAACTGCCCTCACTGCAGA AGAGGGTTTATACGGGATCAGTACTCGCCGATCGGGCTGGTGTTGGCCATCTGCTTCTTCCCATTGGGTATCATCTGCTGCGTCCTTATGGCCGAGAAACGCTGCAACAGCTGCGGCGTGAGATGTTAG
- the LOC128216846 gene encoding uncharacterized protein LOC128216846 isoform X1 translates to METTHMLLIIVTELPLRLRVMRVTGFSAPARQHAGISRHGPPLCPCVKLQIAQTSARLNMETTHMLLIIVTEPPLRLRVMRDTGLSAPTRQRAGISRHGPPLCPCVKLQIVQTSARLNMETTHMLLIIVTELPLRLRVMRVTGFSAPTRQHAGISRHGPPLCPCVKLQIAQTSARLNMETTHMLLIIVTEPPLRLRVMRDTGLSAPTRQRAGISRHGPPLCPCVKLQIVQTSARLTMETTHMLLTIVTEPPLRLRVMRDTGLSAPTRQHAGISRHGPPLCPCVKLQIVQTSARLNMETTHMLLIIVTEPPLRLRVMRDTGLSAPTRQHAGISRHGPPLCPCVKLQIVQTSARLVMETTHMLLIIVTEPPLRLRVMRDTGFSALTRQHAGISRHGPPLCPCVKRLKCSKPSGGKLPLSYWQLSSFSVYLISRLRKRQTRKDEESAPQGGVNYVVEKQETDTRSNSLKSNRSEDSGIESSRESRIVSEERGGATGKGLDTQRDTLSGRDTHGPLSGEAASEPNIDQNGRIGSAPSMKRAESEPNMESDPRTRSFHTGERHIGESDTGKSDRGKSYTGKSDTGERHKRRHGNPDRSQGDGVPYTYIDNSTTVKSVAFHLNSNNVRETLNYKSGDRNSSSAYKSNNDSNNVKSNNTENDNGNVGPRKSSKSETAAAPNDASSCTGRNSPQTGNVDLDRAAKKQFQEDVKSGTPETNLTTDGIQPEEQGGTFEVITNVEDSYHGICSPSELSVWLSDARAGLGDNVTDPDNSERDPLLTR, encoded by the exons ATGGAAACTACACATATGCTTCTAATTATCGTCACGGAACTACCGTTACGTTTACGTGTGATGAGGGTCACCGGCTTTTCGGCGCCAGCACGTCAACATGCGGGGATTTCAAGACATGGTCCGCCCCTTTGCCCGTGTGTGAAG TTACAGATTGCCCAGACCTCGGCCCGCTTAAACATGGAAACTACACATATGCTTCTAATTATCGTCACGGAACCACCATTACGTTTACGTGTGATGAGGGATACCGGCCTTTCGGCGCCAACACGTCAACGTGCGGGGATTTCAAGACATGGTCCGCCCCTTTGCCCGTGTGTGAAG TTACAGATTGTCCAGACCTCGGCCCGCTTGAACATGGAAACTACACATATGCTTCTAATTATCGTCACGGAACTACCGTTACGTTTACGTGTGATGAGGGTCACCGGCTTTTCGGCGCCAACACGTCAACATGCGGGGATTTCAAGACATGGTCCGCCCCTTTGCCCGTGTGTGAAG TTACAGATTGCCCAGACCTCGGCCCGCTTAAACATGGAAACTACACATATGCTTCTAATTATCGTCACGGAACCACCATTACGTTTACGTGTGATGAGGGATACCGGCCTTTCGGCGCCAACACGTCAACGTGCGGGGATTTCAAGACATGGTCCGCCCCTTTGCCCGTGTGTGAAG TTACAGATTGTCCAGACCTCGGCCCGCTTGACCATGGAAACTACACATATGCTTCTAACTATCGTCACGGAACCACCATTACGTTTACGTGTGATGAGGGATACCGGCCTTTCGGCGCCAACACGTCAACATGCGGGGATTTCAAGACATGGTCCGCCCCTTTGCCCGTGTGTGAAG TTACAGATTGTCCAGACCTCGGCCCGCTTGAACATGGAAACTACACATATGCTTCTAATTATCGTCACGGAACCACCATTACGTTTACGTGTGATGAGGGATACCGGCCTTTCGGCGCCAACACGTCAACATGCGGGGATTTCAAGACATGGTCCGCCCCTTTGCCCGTGTGTGAAG TTACAGATTGTCCAGACCTCGGCCCGCTTGGTCATGGAAACTACACATATGCTTCTAATTATCGTCACGGAACCACCATTACGTTTACGTGTGATGAGGGACACCGGCTTTTCGGCGCTAACACGTCAACATGCGGGGATTTCAAGACATGGTCCGCCCCTTTGCCCTTGTGTGAAG AGGTTGAAGTGTTCCAAACCATCAGGTGGCAAGTTGCCACTTTCGTACTGGCAGCTTTCTTCGTTCTCAGTGTACCTTATCTCCCGTCTGCGCAAACGACAGACTAGAAAGGATGAGGAAAGTGCGCCCCAGGGTGGGGTCAATTATGTAGTTGAAAAGCAGGAAACTGATACCAGGAGTAACTCTTTGAAATCAAATCGTAGCGAAGATTCTGGAATTGAGAGCAGCCGCGAAAGCCGAATTGTTAGTGAAGAAAGAGGTGGTGCCACAGGAAAGGGCCTTGACACGCAGCGCGATACCTTATCTGGAAGAGACACACACGGACCTCTCAGCGGAGAAGCCGCAAGTGAACCAAACATAGATCAGAACGGCAGGATAGGGAGTGCTCCTTCAATGAAGCGCGCCGAAAGTGAACCCAATATGGAGTCCGACCCCCGCACAAGAAGTTTTCACACAGGCGAACGTCATATAGGCGAAAGTGACACAGGCAAAAGTGACAGAGGTAAAAGTTACACAGGCAAAAGTGACACAGGCGAACGTCACAAACGCAGACACGGCAACCCCGATAGATCACAAG GAGATGGAGTGCCATACACGTATATTGATAATTCAACGACCGTTAAAAGCGTGGCATTCCACCTGAATAGTAATAATGTCCGTGAAACATTAAACTACAAATCAGGTGATAGAAATTCTTCTTCGGCGTATAAATCTAACAACGACAGTAACAACGTCAAAAGCAACAACACCGAAAATGATAACGGCAACGTTGGACCTCGCAAATCGAGTAAATCGGAAACAGCGGCCGCTCCAAATGACGCATCTAGCTGCACAGGCCGAAACTCGCCACAAACCGGAAACGTTGACCTCGATCGCGCCGctaaaaaacaatttcaagaaGATGTTAAGTCTGGAACTCCGGAAACGAATCTAACGACCGATggcatccaaccggaagagcaAGGTGGGACGTTTGAAGTGATCACCAATGTTGAAGATTCTTACCACGGGATTTGCTCTCCTAGTGAGCTGAGTGTCTGGCTAAGCGACGCGAGAGCCGGCCTCGGCGATAACGTTACGGATCCTGACAATTCCGAGAGGGACCCATTGCTTACCAGATAG
- the LOC128216846 gene encoding P-selectin-like isoform X2, with amino-acid sequence MSPASILFWLPWILATSLPVSLGKVVSSGKPCYVDFCSTGQFCDDGMRCCRLCNDIRGDCMDGSLPVECRSWCVDYLTNKRVESIEERKKVADCPDLGPLEHGNYTYASNYRHGTTVTFTCDEGHRLFGASTSTCGDFKTWSAPLPVCEVTDCPDLGPLKHGNYTYASNYRHGTTITFTCDEGYRPFGANTSTCGDFKTWSAPLPVCEVTDCPDLGPLEHGNYTYASNYRHGTTVTFTCDEGHRLFGANTSTCGDFKTWSAPLPVCEVTDCPDLGPLKHGNYTYASNYRHGTTITFTCDEGYRPFGANTSTCGDFKTWSAPLPVCEVTDCPDLGPLDHGNYTYASNYRHGTTITFTCDEGYRPFGANTSTCGDFKTWSAPLPVCEVTDCPDLGPLEHGNYTYASNYRHGTTITFTCDEGYRPFGANTSTCGDFKTWSAPLPVCEVTDCPDLGPLGHGNYTYASNYRHGTTITFTCDEGHRLFGANTSTCGDFKTWSAPLPLCEEVEVFQTIRWQVATFVLAAFFVLSVPYLPSAQTTD; translated from the exons ATGA GTCCAGCGTCCATACTGTTCTGGTTACCATGGATACTAGCAACATCTCTACCGGTGTCGTTGGGGAAAGTGGTGTCTAGTGGAAAACCCTGTTACGTAGACTTTTGTTCCAC TGGGCAGTTCTGTGATGATGGAATGCGGTGCTGCCGACTGTGTAACGACATCCGGGGGGACTGTATGGATGGTTCGCTTCCAGTGGAATGCAGGTCATGGTGTGTAG ATTATCTGACAAACAAACGCGTGGAATCAAtcgaagaaagaaaaaaag TTGCAGATTGTCCAGACCTCGGCCCGCTTGAACATGGAAACTACACATATGCTTCTAATTATCGTCACGGAACTACCGTTACGTTTACGTGTGATGAGGGTCACCGGCTTTTCGGCGCCAGCACGTCAACATGCGGGGATTTCAAGACATGGTCCGCCCCTTTGCCCGTGTGTGAAG TTACAGATTGCCCAGACCTCGGCCCGCTTAAACATGGAAACTACACATATGCTTCTAATTATCGTCACGGAACCACCATTACGTTTACGTGTGATGAGGGATACCGGCCTTTCGGCGCCAACACGTCAACGTGCGGGGATTTCAAGACATGGTCCGCCCCTTTGCCCGTGTGTGAAG TTACAGATTGTCCAGACCTCGGCCCGCTTGAACATGGAAACTACACATATGCTTCTAATTATCGTCACGGAACTACCGTTACGTTTACGTGTGATGAGGGTCACCGGCTTTTCGGCGCCAACACGTCAACATGCGGGGATTTCAAGACATGGTCCGCCCCTTTGCCCGTGTGTGAAG TTACAGATTGCCCAGACCTCGGCCCGCTTAAACATGGAAACTACACATATGCTTCTAATTATCGTCACGGAACCACCATTACGTTTACGTGTGATGAGGGATACCGGCCTTTCGGCGCCAACACGTCAACGTGCGGGGATTTCAAGACATGGTCCGCCCCTTTGCCCGTGTGTGAAG TTACAGATTGTCCAGACCTCGGCCCGCTTGACCATGGAAACTACACATATGCTTCTAACTATCGTCACGGAACCACCATTACGTTTACGTGTGATGAGGGATACCGGCCTTTCGGCGCCAACACGTCAACATGCGGGGATTTCAAGACATGGTCCGCCCCTTTGCCCGTGTGTGAAG TTACAGATTGTCCAGACCTCGGCCCGCTTGAACATGGAAACTACACATATGCTTCTAATTATCGTCACGGAACCACCATTACGTTTACGTGTGATGAGGGATACCGGCCTTTCGGCGCCAACACGTCAACATGCGGGGATTTCAAGACATGGTCCGCCCCTTTGCCCGTGTGTGAAG TTACAGATTGTCCAGACCTCGGCCCGCTTGGTCATGGAAACTACACATATGCTTCTAATTATCGTCACGGAACCACCATTACGTTTACGTGTGATGAGGGACACCGGCTTTTCGGCGCTAACACGTCAACATGCGGGGATTTCAAGACATGGTCCGCCCCTTTGCCCTTGTGTGAAG AGGTTGAAGTGTTCCAAACCATCAGGTGGCAAGTTGCCACTTTCGTACTGGCAGCTTTCTTCGTTCTCAGTGTACCTTATCTCCCGTCTGCGCAAACGACAGACTAG